The sequence GCTTTAGCACTTGAAAGTTGGCCGCAAGCGTTTAGCAGGATCGACTCTTTGTGTCCTTATTTCTATctcataaaaaatgtgctgtCGGTTTCTTCTGAAGTCATAAACTTAATTCATAAATTTTCCTTTTAGGCTTCATCCATCATTGGGATACAGAACTCAAAACTGCAGAAAGTGGCAGTTTTAGGTGAACCTTTGTCTAATAGTGTTGTTTCTCCCTAATTCTGGGAACAGCTGAGTCACAGAGTGTCTACTTTGGACACACGTCAGCTTTACAAACACCTCGTATACAAACAGCAGGTGCGATCCAAAGCAACACTTTGCACTTCTCAAGTAGCCATAAGATATGAGACCAGTTGTTCCCAAATGGAGAAAATATGTTAAGGACTAGTAGCACACAAAGTAAGAGCCAGAAGCAAAAAACGTGTGGGCAGTAGTTGTTTTCAGCTGGAGGTCTTTAGATCACCTTttgaatttcacaaaaataCTCTCAATTCGCACAACTCTGAAATAAACAGAATGAATATTAAGACAAAAAGACACTTCATATGTATTGTAAACACAATCCAACCACAGTCTTTCTTTATGCTATGTTAAACATTACTACACTTAgacttaaaaaactaaaaactattGAACTGCAAATGAATCGTGCAATTGAGTAAATATTGTCATAACTACAAGTTAAATCCAGATAAGAGTTAACAGACAGCAGTGTAGCATGCATTACTTACAACAGCAATAACTCACCATTGTTATATTTTGCTTGTCTTGACCAAAAAAGCTCTTCTTTACTCCATAAGACACGCTCTGTGtgataaataaaagtgtttagGCAGGTTTTGATCTGCACTCGTCTTGCTGATACAGCCGTacgtcactctctctctctctccactcttTCCGTAATCTTGTTTTTGCCTGTCTCACTTCCGGTGCTTTTGTTTGTAAACAGTGACGTCATGCCAGTTAGCTACTACTAGGCTCATAACACGGCGATTTGTTTTCAAATTCCTAGCaaactgtttttgttaaagTAATAAATCTTTATGGATTTACACAAGCTGCTGTAAAGTAGATGTCATTTTTAGACGCGCTCGATTCAAAAGTCTTTCATCGCGTGACATCTGGTGGTTGGAGGACAGAAATGCAGGTTAACGTTTCAAGCTCTTGTTAATAAAGGAAACACATCAACACAGTAAtagaatatatataatatatcataaataattataaatatgaaatctAGATCAACACCAGAtgcaacataaataataatataacgcacatacactgctattttttgtatcttaaaaaatatttataggtCGCTAAACATTTCAGCATATATTTAACTATGTATATTCAGAAGTTATAATTTCACAAATTACATATGAAGAGTGTGGTTCcgaaatgagataactccatctttacatttttcaaaaatcatgttttttattatgttaacatgtttttatagtgtttCAATGTGTtagttgttttttgttgttattatggCTAAACCGACTGtagtttgatattaattggaatgcacaataaaaaagacatgattaaaaaaataaaaaaggggttatctctttttggaaccaaactcttcatatattttaagttcattttacatatattttaactGACTcaaaatcagtgttgggtgtaactagttactaagtaattagttactgtaatttaattacttttcccttgaaaaagtaaagtaagggattactcatatgttttctgtaatttaaataaagttccttttgatgtaattaaactaaatactttgttaaatatatgcatgtgcaatagcgtaattgacttcaaaattcaaagtcttactttaaaatctgtgctttaatgtataattctcacatttgtaatactttggttggctataatattatttgaattcaataagccatttcatgtatattcttgaatcacttaactaatcaaggttgatgtaggatatagaaagtaattagtaatgagtaactaaatactttttggacagaataatttggacagtaatctaattacactattgaatatgtaatgagtaactagtaattaattactttttcagagtaatttaccaaACACTGCTCAAAATCTTTTGTAAATGGcctatttttttgcagtgtttgcacaatataatcaaaataaaaacaaagataattTTGATTAAAAGGAGACAAATATTCTTTAACTAATAGTACATCTATGTCTATACGGAAAAATAGTTTAGGCTACTCGGTCTGTGCATTTCCCATTAATGTCATGAAATGTTTATCAAAATATTAACATCAAATCAAAATAGCCCgatattaattgaaatattCAAACTGGTCACTCTCTGAGGACGTTTTGCAGTCGAgatcaatatttacattttattataaagaaattgTGCAGAAACCATTATTTCACAAACAGACGGGCCTTTTAAAAGGATTATGATCTAAACTTGATTGACACTGAGTCCACCCAACCAACACTTAGATCTCTCATTAGGCGCATCCACATATAGAAAATAGGGGTCTTTAAAAGATAAAGATACCACAGAGACTTTTAACATCTATAAACGGAAGTTCTATTTTCGTTAATCCAGGAGAACAATAGAAAGCCACGCCCATTCGACGGTAATTATGCACCTGTTACTGCAGGATCCTTCAAATCAAGAAACAGCTCTGGAAGTGGGCGGGGCCAACGCAAATCGCCCACGAATGTCATGAAGTGATGTAGGGTGCGGTTTAATCGTGCTGAGAGAGGAGACAGCCGAGGAGAACACTGGGATAAAACAGACCTGCCAGCGTATTCTTGAAATCCTAATTACTGCAGAACTGAAAAACATCTTGTCACGTACTGAAggtatgtttatttgttttatcataCAAAATCATCAGTTTTGTTTTGATCCGGTTCATTGTATTCGGTAATTATTGATTGATGATTGGCGTGGCATTAATAGATGTGATGTCAACATTTATGTAGGCTAATCTTTCTAGGTATTTGCAGGTTGAGGATAAGATCATTCATTCCATTGTCtcttattattaaaatatttgctgATTTTTAAGGATTGATGCTGGAAAAGCTTTCCGATGGACAAATGCATCTTTGAAATGCTTTGTCATGAGATGCGCCATCACTATTTTTGGGTGGGGGTCTCTTTTAATAGACGTGCATGTCAGATTGTGTATAAAAAACCATGCGGGGGAGGTCATGGTCGTCATCATAGGTTTTTACCCAGAGATTGGGCGTATTCGGCCATTGCGTTGCATTGCGTGACCAGGGATGAATTACGCCATGACGTGTTAAGGGAACAATTGATTAGAATTTATTAATTATcatattattcatttatcaatcagAATAAGTATATTAAGATTGaagatttatgtgtttgttgttAATGCAACACCCATTAGATGTCTTAAGGTAATGTGCTTTGTCCTCCTTTTATGTCGTAACACTTTGAATTTAATTGTAAGTAATTAGATCggaaaataaagatatttttgttttattttaatatttatttatttataatttacacatAAACTAGACACTCGCATCACCCACTCTTtggttatttaatttttaaataataaaagttctCCGACCTACATATGAAAGTTGTTTTGCAGATGTAAATTACTCAGGTTTCTCTTAACATAGCATGGAGTTAACTTAAAATAGCACATGGAGATGTCAACAGGTTTTCAATGGGGAGAGATGTCTTGCGTCAAGGACATTTTCGAATTCAAATCTTTTGCAACATTGAGTTTactgatttttatatatttgttgaTCACCAGTGCCAAGCTGATCCTATAATCTATTCTTAATGCACAGATCAAAATGTTAGACAAAACAAGCACCCAGTTCGGCTCCTTCCTGTTTTGGAGGCAGCCCATCCCATCACTGGACCTGTCGGAGTTGGAAGACCTCGGCATTTCTATGGCCAAGTCAAAGGACGGGAAGAACTCCTCAAAACGTCCAGCACAGGAGGAGGAAGATTCGGAGTTTCTGAAGTACTCCACATTTAACTACTGGAAGGAGCCCATTGCTACCATTGAGACCTTAGATTTCAATCTGCtgttataaaacactttgatcaTCAGTTCTGTCGTTAAACCACTGTGGTCACACCGATTCTCCTTCTGATATTGATGAAATGATTATGAGATTAATGTATCTTTATTATGCCTCATTTGTTTAGCAATGTCAGTACAACTGCGAATACATTGTTCTTACATGTGCTACAACATTTATGGCATTACTGATCTCTTCATTGCAGATGACTAAAGACAACATTACTAGTATTTCACTGCCGGATGTTATGCAAGTTGTTTTAAGTGTTTGCATCTCCAAATTTGTAAAGATGCACTTAAATCTGAACATGCTTTACGTATTAAGTTATTGTCTGCTTAATCAGTTCATGTTAAGGcaagatcttgctaaaagggtGTTGGAATCTAACTGAAAGGTTTTTGTACTAAACAAATGTCCATATGAAATCATGATCAAATGCTTTATTGTTTGCCCTCAGATGCCAATTAAATTAAGATTGCtgctaaattaatatttaaaaaaatcagtgtGTTTAGCGTGTTTATTTCTGTATCTATAACACAACATTTTACGTATGAAAGCTGATTTATCCATGTTGAAAAatagattttacattttaaattaaaacctcGAAAGCATAAcagttattcatttttgtcaCTGCCACCAATTTTCTTTTGCACCGGTTTTTCAGTCCTTACTATACAATTTGCAGTCGTTTGTTTTTAACGGCACCTGTGCCTTAGATGCTTATTGTTATTGTACGTTATCCCTGTGGTTTACTGGCTTGATCAAAGAACAGATGTTTTGGTGAACAGCTGGTTATAAGTTTAGAAACAAAGCCTGCAGACTTTTCAgcaaaatttatttatttagcccaAATCTCTAGAAAACTTTTTAAGATTTCTAATTACTAAACATGCCTTCTTAAAACAGAAAGttcatataatttaaaataattaacaatctCACAAATATGTTATGTTAAtccaataaatattttagatgCATGCATTTGCAACCAGATGTATGTATGTGTCTCAAAACCTAGTTACCTACTAATCCTAATTAATGGAAATTTAGGCATATCTCAATCTTTAACGCACCCTCAAGTCAAATagccaacaacaaaaaaaaactttaattttttttctcaaaatacaaaatctgtctggtaataaacattcttccaaatatactTCAATgtacaaagaaatttatacagatttggaataactcgaatatgaggaaatgatgaaagaattttcattttggggttaaaTATGTCTTCAAAAACTGTTATAAACCTATTCTAGTTTACTTCAGTCTAGTCTATTCCAGTCTAGTATAGTATATATTACCTTGCTCAAGATATGTTAAGACCCAGGGGTCCAAACTGGGGTCCGGGGACCTCCAGAAGGTTACAAGGGGTCCCccagaaaaatgataaaagtccaCAGTGTTTATCTGCTCTTTTTGCTTCTAATAGTTTCCGTAATAGTTTACAATTGAATCATTCTTGTGAGTTTTCATCACtataatttcttttttgggACTCGTTGCCGACTATTTAGGTTGagaaacaatgtgttgtctttataatatccaATTTCATTTATCTAACGAATGTTAAACGTTTctttacacagaaaataaagattaatatatattttagaaaagggggtctctcacaaaaggttaatcatctttgggggtccttggcatcgtaaagtttgaaaacccctgcgcTACGGTACGGGGGGGTGTCTCAAACCTAGTAAGTTTACTACCTAAACAGCATTTAAAGCATCAGCATGTGCAGGCGAGCGCGTTAAGGGGCTAAAATGAAGATCTCAAAGGAAAGCACACGTCTATAATGCCGAATGATCCTGTCTAGATAGTCATCTCAGTAGGTTTTGAGACACGACCACAGGGTGCGAAACGACTTTAGTTTTATTTCCGGGGTTAAAGCAGCCGCCATATCTGAATGCGCTTAAACGCAGAGACATGTTTATGTTTAGCCCGTCGAGAAACACAATCTGGAACATTATATAGCGCTTTGATTTCCACCTAATAGACCTCCAACAAACAGGTTGAAACGGTGAGTATCGAACGCAAAGATCCCGTTAGTTTTTGCGTCAGATGGGGGTTGTGAAATACGCGATCAGCGACACTGCATGCATCTGAATGCACATGGCACATGAACTGAAACCtttaagctttaaaaacaacgttaaatatttgtttactgATGCAGTTGTTTTTTTGCGGATGCGCTAATTTTTTCTATGCATAAAGCTTTACATTAAGCTGCGCTGTTTGACGTGAAAGTTTTATTTTCGCTCGTATTTATGTTACTTTCTAACAAGAAGGGAATtgcaagttgtttttaaatactttttatattaacgTTACTTTATTTCGTTTTCTTCCAGCGATTCCATTAGAAACACTATTGTGAACCTTACTAGTCTACCATTACAACCATTACAAAAATCGTTTATGTAATGTGATTTTTGACTTATTCCAGTTAGATTTAATTGTGTTCCCATCACCAGTTAACATCCCACCAACAGAACCATTCAGATTACCACAAGAGACCTGAAGAACCCGTTATAGTTCATAGTAAAACCAACACAATTCTTTTTATAGCCACTGAATCCATCAGAATGTCTGTGAGGGTTTCTGTTGTGATGTAAATGTCAAGTATTCAACTTTTATGTCCATTGGCATTGATGGATTGCTTACTTAACATTTATGTGATAAAATTCTTTAAAGTCTCACCATTTTTGTCCTCTGTGTACCTAGATGTCATTGGTGGATTTGGGAAAGCGTCTTTTAGAAGCAGCTCGCAATGGTCATGATGATGAAGTCCGAACGCTGATGGCCAATGGGGCTCCATTCACTACTGACTGGGTTGGTTACATGTCTTTGATGTCTAAGTCATGTTTgagtttttgtattatttgccCACGTTGTGAAGTTTGTGAACGGTAAAATTACATGACGACACATGACTTTATGTAGTTCCAAAAGGGAGACCAGATACGGCAGAATTTGATGCTTGTTATAGGTTAGTCTCAGACCTCATGACTCATGCACATGAATGGTTGGCTGAACGTCTGGTGCATAAttcacacttttctggaaacacttcagcatgttcgaagtcgtcatctgattggttgaattctaCAGGATTTCTGGGAGACGTGCATGCCACGTTCTTTAATGGTCTGGCTGGAAATATCACAAATCCACTAAACGCAAAAGAATGCAAGGTTCACGGCATAAACTTGTAAACATTGCTGTGGTTGTTAACGTTTGACATGTTCATGAATATACACCGGATTGTTACTGTGGGGACATTTCCACACCTCTAAACACAAAACGAACATTTCCACGCAGCACAAAACAAagcgtgattggttgctttacctgtcagtcatatggccacAGTATGGAGGTCTGGATGAAGTGGTAGCTAACCATGTAGCGATCtgtaatattaacattttaatcagTGCTTGTATTGAACCAAGTCTCATGGGGGATCCGcctcataagacttttttttggtgggggttagtctcgcaatatacaattGATACAGAATACACAATATACTtgattataatatgcataactatataccattatatttaaaataggtTTACATAGAAGAACAGGCTTTTTTCATTGTCCTGCGCTTAGCAGTCTTTAGACGTGGGGCGGGGCGGGgcgtttcaaatttaaagagacatgacaactagcccgtaaacaaacttaatataaattattgtaaacgattaattcacaaaattaacctcatccattgcatgaatttaatcacatttgtcatataATCCCAAATtccattttttacttcttaaggGGGGTCTCTAATGTGTTATGGGGGTACCAGAtcccccagccccccttcaattcgagcacagATTTTAATGCAGAACAAAGTatcaaattgcatttttttctgctaAATGAACCGTGATAATAAATGACAGTTTTGAtcctttttcaaataaaatgttcacattAAGATTCATTAGATAGAAAGCTTGTCTAGTGGCACATTGACTGACGcatctgcatttattttattcctttattttatatatttgtgcaGCTTGGAACTTCTCCGTTGCATTTAGCTGCTCAGCATGGCCATTACTCCACCGCAGAAGTTTTGCTTAGAGCGGGTGTCAGCAGAGATGCCCGAACAAAAGTAGACCGGACCCCACTGCACATGGCGGCCACAGAGGGCCATGAAGTCATTGTTGAGTTATTAATCAAGGTAAGAAGATATAAACTAACTCATTTTGTACACATAACACATCTTTAACTTGTATTTTCATCAAGTAGtctaatatttttatgtttcagagTGGAGCGGATATCAATGCAAAAGACATGTTGAAGATGACCGCCCTCCACTGGGCCGCCCAGCACGGTCACCACAGCGTTGCCAAGCTATTGATCAAGCATGGCGCTGATGTTCACACCCTCAGCAAATTTGACAAGTCAGCCTTTGATATCGCAGTCGACATACAACATGGCGAACTTGTGCACCTATTACAGGTTTGTCCTGGAGACCTAAAGCAGCTGTAAATATAATGGATTGcaagatatatttattttaaattttgatgAGATGCTCTAATCTGTATGTCTTTAAGGAGGGAATGCAGAATCAGGTAAACAGAAATGCTGAAATGTCAATCACCAATGGCGGCGGCGCACAGCAGTTCATCATCCAGGGCGTTCCCAACATTCAAGGGGGAGTCGTCAACCTCGCCGACTTCATCAAAAGCAGCTCAGGTACAAGACTAATGAAATATTCTGAGCTGTTATGGCTAGTTACTGATTGTAAATATAGTCATTGGACTGAAAAGGATGTTTTCTATTAAGGTGACACAGAGGAGGCTATGGCTGTTAGCGCGTTGGACTCTGGAATCCAGCAAGTGGTGAATGAATCTGGTCAGAGGGTTATAACTATATTAACAGATCAACACGGAAACCTACAAACCAATGGACTTGGTCAGCCTTTCTTTGTCACGATGCAAGATGGACGACAAGGTAAAAAATCCATcattattatactttttttctctttgtagaTAAAATCTGCTTGATGAAATGCATGGTTAAATATAGTTTTAGGGTGTATAGATgtacattgtatttacatttgtgtatatatagccgcggaaaaattgaaatgccatttcaaaatattttttctgattttaaaataggctatttataggtatttgtttagataaaattattattgtaaatattatactttttattctgtgaactacaaacaagatttctcccaaatttcaaataatgtttttttttctatttgcatttattagcaggtcaaaataacataaaagatgtgttttttcagacctcaaataatgCAACGAAAAcatgttcatattcacttttaggaaatacaacagtaatattccTACATGTATCTAGGAAAGTTCTAAATAATTTTTATGCGATAACCTCGTCTTTTCATgtttcttgtcatgctgtcagtctttcacattgctgttggatgattttatgtcactcctgaggtttgattttgttgaaattcaacagacattggactggaatggccacaatacatctagaaatgcagaATAAGTGAAAGTTTGGAATGGTATCTTaatttttccacggctgtataaaCTAGTAGATGATGAAagttctatttattttaatgacaaaagtTGAATTGTTTTCTCTGcctgttgtgtattttaaacattgttttccaTGTGTTCTCTCAGTATTGGCAGTTTCAaccaatcaaattgcagaggAAGTGGTGGAGGACTCTGAACCTCCTGCCCGTAAAAGGAAAATTGAGGAATCATCCAATCACACAGATGCTGGTGAAACGGTGAATATCATTAGAAGGAAAACCCTTataggaacagttcacccaaaaattcccCATTTActcggccaccattgactaccattgtaggtaaaattgctttatacatttcttcgttctgttgaacaccaaaggagatattttgaacaatgtaggaaagcaaacagtcctggggaacttttgacttctattttttcctactatggtagtcagtggtgggcaagaactgtttggttacaagcattcttccaaatatttttctgtgttcatttagAACAACggaatgtttacagatttggaacaacttgagtaaatgatgaccgaatatttatatttgggtgaactgtccctttaaccctAATAATTACTATGGGGATGTTTTTGTTTCAGGATAGTGACAGAACGCAGGGTTTTCTGGGATTTTTGTTTACAGTCAAAAACAATAACTAAAATAGACATAGAAGTAAACAAGTGTCTTgatcacatctctctctcgcATGGTTTTTTCTCCAGGAGCATCTCCAGTGGCAGTTACAAGAAGCCAACAGGAAAGCTCAATCCTATCGACAACAGCTACTTCGCAAAGAGCAGGAAGCTGAAGAGTACCGCATGAAACTGGAGGCCATGTCTAATGGACAGACCAACGGCAACTCTGATCTGACGCAGGAGCAGGTCGTGTTTGTACAGGAAGAGGTGGGTATAGAGGAAGCGACTGAGGGAGAGGAGGAAGTCGTCATGTTTTCAGAAGGTGGCGTCGTCATTAAAACAGAAGAGATCGATTCCTCTGATGAGCAGATAACTCTGGTGGAAGCCACATCAGGTCACACAGAAGTCATATCATAGAGGACATCCCGAGAGTGTGGACTCCATGATCAGACAACCAAAGAGTGCATCAGCACAGTTTTggttaactttttatttttgcaattaagtccttttgtaatttatttccTTCTGTTTTGCTTAGTGTTTTCCTTGCATCGAAAGTTCAAAAAGGAACAATTGCAGTGCGCATTGTGCTCGCACACAGAAATTTTGTCACAGTTGGTGTTGTTcaagacaaatgaaaaacactCAGGTTGGACCTCTTAAACTCCACTAGAAATATTGCTGCCTTATTCGAACCGTGTTAtcaatttaacattttctcagacttaaggttttgtttttgtaagtaATATGGATTGGAAATGAACTTGTGCATTAAGTATTTGTAGGCATGAGGGGAATGTAATTGAAACCCAAGACTCACCAAATCAATAAACTTTCATATTTCCATTGGcccatttataaaaatgatctgTGAAAAGTGCCTTTGCTCTGaatattttttccatatttaGGATGCAGTTGCTGCCACAATCTACTGCAATGAGTTTTTGACAAGAAACGTCCAATGCAATTGCCATTCACAGCATATTAAAGTAATATTACTAGAGGTAACATGTACATTATGTTGGCTATGTTTTATTAATCGTAACTAAAGAATGAAGTTGGAAGAGATCTTGTGCATAAGGCAAGTGTAGTGCTtacaaatgtatgtaaaatataatttcagtATCAGGGGTTTGTATTAATTTAGCCTGTATAAGTAAAGGAGAGTTCTGAATAATGACGTTCTGATGTGTATATGAACTTTGTCTTTAATGTAGTAATTCTAATTACACCTTCCATACAATTGTAAGACATTACCGTCCTTTCAACATTGTAATGAACCACAGATATACTGGCACTACAGTTTAAAAGAAATCCACCCCACTTGTATTATGTGCTTACATGTATAAAGCTTTTCAcctattttttaataaaaatcttgCGATGATCAAGTTTTGGTTTGTATTTTCTAGAGCTCACACAATGTGCCCTACCGGTCAaaagttgtatattttttttctatctttTAGAAAGATAGTAAACCCATCAAAACCATGAAATAAATCAATTGTAACTGTGAGAATTATGTTgtgtccaaaagaaagaaattcatatcaaaaacactgaaaaaatggACCCTAAGATAAGATTTTTGTCAAGTGATCCTAAACGTTTGACcaattaaagatattttgttactAGTTGTAAGAGAAACAAACGTGTTTTCCGGACATCTATTTCATTTGATGTCTGTTAAATCACAGCACCTTTCAACCTAAAGAAAACTACactttgttatataaaatggTTTATTCCTTGTGAATTCTGTATAAGTACAATCACCAAAAATTAAGAAATCTGTATACAAAGACGCATGAGATCAACCTATTACATCTAAacataatatgtaaataaaaacaaggttTCAAAAAGGTCTTCACAGTACAGTTTAGGGTGGCATCGGTGCCCTCATTGGACCCCTTGGTGGTGCGGGTGGACGTGGTGGTAGGGGAGGTCCTCTCTGAAAGCCGAGGGGTGGAGGTCTGGGAGGGCCGGCGCCAT comes from Triplophysa dalaica isolate WHDGS20190420 chromosome 25, ASM1584641v1, whole genome shotgun sequence and encodes:
- the mllt11 gene encoding protein AF1q, with product MLDKTSTQFGSFLFWRQPIPSLDLSELEDLGISMAKSKDGKNSSKRPAQEEEDSEFLKYSTFNYWKEPIATIETLDFNLLL
- the gabpb2a gene encoding GA-binding protein subunit beta-2a, translating into MSLVDLGKRLLEAARNGHDDEVRTLMANGAPFTTDWLGTSPLHLAAQHGHYSTAEVLLRAGVSRDARTKVDRTPLHMAATEGHEVIVELLIKSGADINAKDMLKMTALHWAAQHGHHSVAKLLIKHGADVHTLSKFDKSAFDIAVDIQHGELVHLLQEGMQNQVNRNAEMSITNGGGAQQFIIQGVPNIQGGVVNLADFIKSSSGDTEEAMAVSALDSGIQQVVNESGQRVITILTDQHGNLQTNGLGQPFFVTMQDGRQVLAVSTNQIAEEVVEDSEPPARKRKIEESSNHTDAGETEHLQWQLQEANRKAQSYRQQLLRKEQEAEEYRMKLEAMSNGQTNGNSDLTQEQVVFVQEEVGIEEATEGEEEVVMFSEGGVVIKTEEIDSSDEQITLVEATSGHTEVIS